A genomic region of Candidatus Glassbacteria bacterium contains the following coding sequences:
- a CDS encoding efflux RND transporter periplasmic adaptor subunit, whose protein sequence is MNSRLLRKAGIPVAILAGAFALTAIMIASRSAPEKQHRVSPGPLVETIEVSPTSHQVTVYATGTVQPRVEANIAPQVEGKVVKVADQFVAGGYFSAGEVMFEIEDVDYVLALQGAESQLARAEYELATAEGRAEVARDEWERLGDRRSGEPNPLVLHEPQLKNARAQLKAAAATVERAELNLERTKVHAPFNCRVRSENIDPGQYVRSGTTVAVLIGTDRAEVTVPLPLSDLRWLDVPSPVNSLAGSPAEVRMEVDGRIYSWIGRVVRNLGVVDQQGRMERVVIAVDDPYGLGDPESGRPFELAVGSFVEVRISGRMLDNVYRLPASALRQNRTVWLFVAADSTLKIGNVELLRREQETAVLGSGLRAGDRVVTTYLAGAADGLKLRVAQTGEVR, encoded by the coding sequence ATGAACAGCAGACTCTTACGTAAAGCCGGTATCCCGGTAGCGATCCTGGCCGGGGCGTTTGCGCTGACCGCGATCATGATTGCCAGCCGCAGCGCTCCGGAGAAGCAGCACAGGGTCAGTCCGGGGCCGCTTGTCGAGACTATCGAGGTCAGCCCCACCAGCCACCAGGTGACTGTCTACGCCACCGGTACGGTCCAGCCGCGGGTGGAGGCCAATATCGCCCCGCAGGTCGAGGGCAAGGTGGTGAAAGTAGCCGACCAGTTCGTAGCCGGCGGTTATTTCAGCGCCGGTGAAGTGATGTTCGAGATCGAGGACGTGGACTACGTCCTGGCGCTCCAGGGTGCCGAATCGCAGCTGGCCCGCGCCGAATACGAGCTGGCGACCGCCGAGGGCCGGGCCGAGGTGGCCCGCGACGAATGGGAGCGCCTGGGAGACAGGCGCTCCGGCGAACCCAACCCGCTGGTCCTTCACGAACCCCAGCTCAAGAATGCCCGCGCCCAGCTCAAAGCCGCTGCCGCGACGGTCGAGCGGGCCGAGCTGAACCTGGAAAGGACGAAAGTCCACGCCCCGTTCAACTGCCGCGTGCGCTCGGAAAATATCGATCCGGGTCAGTACGTGCGATCCGGGACCACCGTGGCGGTCCTGATCGGCACCGACCGCGCCGAGGTGACAGTGCCCCTGCCCCTGAGCGACCTCCGCTGGCTCGATGTCCCATCGCCGGTCAACAGCCTTGCCGGTTCTCCGGCCGAGGTGCGAATGGAGGTGGACGGGCGTATCTATAGCTGGATCGGCAGAGTGGTGCGTAACCTGGGTGTGGTCGACCAGCAGGGGCGGATGGAGCGCGTGGTGATTGCTGTCGACGACCCCTACGGCTTGGGTGACCCGGAGAGTGGACGGCCGTTCGAACTGGCGGTGGGCAGTTTCGTGGAGGTGAGAATCTCCGGCAGGATGCTCGATAATGTCTACCGCCTGCCCGCCTCGGCGCTCAGGCAGAACAGAACGGTTTGGCTGTTCGTTGCAGCCGACAGCACCCTGAAAATCGGGAATGTCGAACTGCTGCGCCGCGAGCAGGAGACGGCCGTGCTTGGCTCCGGCCTGCGTGCCGGAGACAGGGTGGTGACAACATACCTGGCCGGCGCGGCCGACGGGCTGAAACTGCGGGTGGCCCAGACCGGGGAGGTGCGATGA